The window AGGGTGAGAGCGGCGCTGCCCGCCGTGGTGTCGGCGAGCCAGGCCTCGAAGGCCGGTAGATCCGCCTCGGGGAGGGCCACCTCGATCTCGACCTCGGCGCCGTAGCGCAGGTCCACCACGGTCCGGCCGGTGGAGCGCAGATCGTTCTGGGTCTTGCCGGCCCGCTGGTGGTCGACGGTGACGGTGGCCAGCCGGTATCGGCGGCGGGTGACGGTGCCGAGCTCGTCGAGGGCCTCGCCGACGACTCCGCCGTAGGCCCTGATCAGGCCGCCGGCGCCGAGCTTCACGCCGCCGTAGTAGCGGGTGACGACGGCGACCGCGTAGCGGACGTCGCGGCGCATGAGCATCTGCAGCATGGGTACCCCGGCGGTGCCTCCGGGCTCGCCGTCGTCGCTGGCCTTCTGGAT is drawn from Streptomyces sp. NBC_01232 and contains these coding sequences:
- a CDS encoding YigZ family protein; this encodes MKADQYVTVAREGVHESEINRSRFLCSLAPAATEQEAQDFVARIRKEHPTATHNCFAYVVGADASIQKASDDGEPGGTAGVPMLQMLMRRDVRYAVAVVTRYYGGVKLGAGGLIRAYGGVVGEALDELGTVTRRRYRLATVTVDHQRAGKTQNDLRSTGRTVVDLRYGAEVEIEVALPEADLPAFEAWLADTTAGSAALTLGGETYAP